A section of the Polyangium spumosum genome encodes:
- a CDS encoding RtcB family protein, whose amino-acid sequence MGTTFFPEPSLPPHARIFARPDVWMEGDAITQFTRVAELPGCVRAAGMPDLHAGRGPIGAAFAFEERVLPYLVGGDAGCGVLLFATTASPRAVDKLERRVRAAMDEEPLEDCDPLEVFDACWREGAKGLAGVAGVPDDIAAMAERERELDLGPSGDPSAYRDPSHGRALGSIGSGNHFAEITRVAEVRDEARADVMGLEKGSLVALAHTGSRGLGAQIGRRWGDVVLMGEAIDAYLGDLAGAVRFAQANRFLVACRLLRALAALRRDKVRGAVDIVHNTIRREEIGGRPVWIHRKGAAPASRGEATVVLGSRGAPSWVLVGSGHEGALASVAHGAGRRMTRTEARSKLAARYKRAELGRTALGGRIVCDDTDLLYEEHPDAYKPIEPVVASLCDEGLASPIASLVPVVTVKQ is encoded by the coding sequence ATGGGCACTACTTTTTTCCCCGAACCTTCCCTCCCCCCGCACGCCCGCATCTTCGCCCGCCCCGACGTCTGGATGGAGGGCGACGCGATCACGCAGTTCACGCGCGTCGCCGAGCTGCCCGGCTGCGTGCGCGCCGCGGGCATGCCCGATCTCCACGCCGGGCGCGGCCCCATCGGCGCCGCGTTCGCCTTCGAGGAGCGCGTCTTGCCGTACCTCGTCGGCGGCGACGCCGGCTGCGGCGTGCTCCTCTTCGCCACGACCGCGTCCCCGCGCGCCGTGGACAAACTCGAGCGCCGCGTCCGCGCCGCGATGGACGAGGAGCCGCTCGAGGACTGCGATCCGCTCGAGGTCTTCGACGCCTGCTGGCGCGAGGGCGCGAAGGGCCTCGCCGGGGTCGCGGGCGTGCCGGACGACATCGCCGCGATGGCCGAGCGCGAGCGCGAGCTCGATCTCGGCCCGAGCGGTGATCCTTCCGCCTACCGCGATCCCTCGCACGGCCGCGCGCTCGGCAGCATCGGCAGCGGCAACCACTTCGCCGAGATCACGCGCGTCGCCGAGGTGCGCGACGAGGCCCGCGCGGACGTGATGGGCCTCGAAAAAGGCAGCCTCGTCGCGCTCGCGCACACGGGATCGCGTGGGCTCGGCGCGCAGATCGGGCGGCGCTGGGGCGACGTGGTCCTCATGGGCGAGGCGATCGACGCCTACCTCGGCGACCTCGCGGGCGCGGTGCGGTTCGCGCAGGCGAACCGCTTCCTCGTGGCTTGCCGGCTGCTCCGCGCGCTCGCGGCCCTGCGGAGGGACAAGGTGCGCGGCGCGGTCGACATCGTGCACAACACGATCCGGCGCGAGGAGATCGGCGGGCGACCCGTGTGGATCCACCGCAAGGGCGCCGCGCCCGCGAGCCGCGGCGAGGCCACGGTCGTGCTCGGCAGCCGCGGCGCGCCCTCCTGGGTGCTCGTCGGCAGCGGGCACGAGGGCGCGCTCGCGTCGGTCGCGCACGGCGCGGGCCGCCGCATGACGCGCACCGAGGCGCGGTCGAAGCTCGCCGCGCGGTACAAACGCGCCGAGCTCGGCCGCACGGCGCTCGGCGGCCGTATCGTCTGCGACGACACGGACCTGCTCTACGAGGAGCACCCCGACGCGTACAAGCCGATCGAGCCCGTGGTCGCGAGCCTCTGCGACGAGGGCCTCGCCTCGCCGATCGCCTCGCTCGTGCCGGTCGTGACGGTGAAGCAGTGA
- a CDS encoding sigma-54 dependent transcriptional regulator, with product MKRALITWSDAGVTGPVPSHQVARPASDRGPVLRLLDHTEGRYEAAWVLTIPQGETPARSLCRSLEARAPKVELCVIDADDPTDYGKLFRLLGPVVERAKAELVGAGLALDVLLSAGTPQAQTLWVILVQAGLLPARMLQVIPPAFVPVPHPKAVREVRLDIEGFPEIRAMRDELLRLRAAAQKGASSLLGESAPMVELRAKIERVAASDAPVLVLGETGTGKELCAREIHALSPRKDGPFVAENCSVFAEGVLSSELFGHEAGAFTGAGKRRRGVFEQAHGGTLFLDEIGEMQPRVQAALLRVLQEGTLRRVGGEARVDVDVRIVAATHRDLGALVKAGAFREDLYYRLRGATLLVPPLRARPGDVERLVESFLSEIRAKKGGRRLRVTREAMRALASHVWPGNVRELRAEVMRWVVFCDDVVNVSDLAPEIRSGGGSVSTSGGGTEGESGGDVRPLRDVVEAAERAALASALVAEEGNLSRAARALGIDRNTLKRKMRAFGMAGDDEG from the coding sequence GTGAAGCGGGCGCTCATCACGTGGTCGGATGCGGGCGTGACGGGCCCCGTGCCCTCGCATCAGGTGGCGCGGCCGGCGAGTGATCGGGGGCCGGTGCTCCGGCTGCTCGACCACACGGAGGGCCGCTACGAGGCCGCGTGGGTGCTGACGATCCCGCAGGGCGAGACGCCCGCCCGCTCGCTCTGCCGATCCCTCGAGGCGCGCGCGCCGAAGGTCGAGCTCTGCGTGATCGACGCCGACGATCCGACCGACTACGGCAAGCTCTTTCGCCTGCTCGGCCCGGTCGTGGAGCGCGCGAAGGCGGAGCTCGTCGGCGCCGGCCTCGCGCTCGACGTCCTGCTCTCGGCGGGCACGCCGCAGGCGCAGACGCTCTGGGTGATCCTGGTGCAAGCGGGCCTCTTGCCCGCGCGGATGCTCCAGGTGATCCCGCCTGCGTTCGTGCCCGTGCCGCACCCGAAGGCGGTGCGGGAGGTGCGGCTCGACATCGAGGGCTTCCCCGAGATCCGCGCGATGCGCGACGAGCTCTTGCGCCTGCGGGCCGCCGCGCAGAAGGGCGCGTCGTCGTTGCTCGGCGAGAGCGCGCCGATGGTGGAGCTGCGGGCGAAGATCGAGCGGGTCGCGGCGAGCGACGCGCCGGTGCTCGTGCTGGGTGAGACGGGCACGGGCAAGGAGCTCTGCGCGCGGGAGATCCACGCGCTCTCGCCGCGCAAGGACGGGCCCTTCGTGGCGGAGAACTGCTCGGTGTTCGCGGAGGGCGTGCTGTCGAGCGAGCTCTTCGGGCACGAGGCGGGCGCGTTCACGGGCGCGGGCAAGCGGCGGCGGGGCGTGTTCGAGCAGGCGCACGGCGGCACGCTTTTCCTCGACGAGATCGGCGAGATGCAGCCGCGGGTGCAAGCGGCGCTCCTGCGCGTGCTGCAGGAGGGGACGTTGCGGCGCGTGGGCGGCGAGGCTCGGGTGGACGTCGACGTGCGGATCGTGGCCGCGACGCACCGGGATCTCGGGGCGCTGGTGAAGGCGGGCGCGTTCCGGGAGGATCTCTACTATCGATTGCGCGGGGCGACGCTCTTGGTGCCGCCGCTGCGGGCGCGGCCGGGGGACGTGGAGCGGCTCGTGGAGTCGTTCCTGTCGGAGATCCGCGCGAAAAAAGGCGGGCGGCGGCTCCGCGTGACGCGCGAGGCCATGCGCGCGCTCGCGAGCCACGTATGGCCGGGCAACGTGCGCGAGCTGCGCGCCGAGGTGATGCGGTGGGTGGTGTTCTGCGATGACGTGGTGAACGTGTCGGATCTCGCCCCGGAGATCCGGAGCGGAGGCGGCAGCGTCAGCACGAGCGGAGGCGGGACCGAGGGCGAGAGCGGCGGCGACGTGCGGCCTCTGCGGGACGTGGTCGAGGCCGCCGAGCGAGCGGCCCTCGCGAGCGCGCTCGTGGCGGAGGAGGGCAACCTGAGCCGCGCCGCGCGGGCCCTCGGGATCGACAGGAACACGCTGAAGCGGAAGATGCGGGCCTTCGGGATGGCCGGGGACGACGAAGGGTAG
- a CDS encoding DUF3037 domain-containing protein, whose protein sequence is MRKPSFEYAIVRVVPRVERGEQINAGVILHCAARDWLGARIELDEARLCAIAPDVDLEAVRRSLAAIPRICEGGPEAGPIGLLSRKERFSWLVATRSTMIQTSDTHVGLCDDPDVALERLLDKLVRPVRAR, encoded by the coding sequence GTGCGCAAGCCGAGCTTTGAGTATGCCATCGTGCGCGTCGTGCCCCGCGTCGAGCGCGGCGAGCAGATCAACGCGGGCGTCATCCTTCATTGCGCCGCGCGCGACTGGCTCGGCGCGCGGATCGAGCTCGACGAGGCGCGCCTCTGCGCGATCGCGCCCGACGTCGACCTGGAGGCCGTGCGCCGGAGCCTCGCGGCCATCCCGCGTATCTGCGAGGGCGGGCCCGAGGCCGGGCCGATCGGGCTCCTCTCGCGCAAGGAGCGCTTCTCCTGGCTCGTCGCCACGCGCAGCACGATGATCCAGACCTCGGACACGCACGTGGGCCTGTGCGACGATCCGGACGTGGCGCTCGAGCGATTGCTCGACAAACTCGTGCGGCCCGTGCGTGCGCGGTGA
- a CDS encoding HipA family kinase translates to MLRTVNAVRYVTPLREGGSVPALVEADDDGLYVVKLRGAAQGAKALIAELVAGELARAAGLAVPEIVLIHLDPELGRAEPHREISDLLDASAGLNLALDYLPGSVTFDPVAGPLPDPALASRVVLFDSFVTNVDRTPKNPNLLTWHHAIWLIDHGASLYFHHGWGPDAPLAESDDPFAFVRKHVLLPFATALSEAAAHLQAAWSEALVRRVAGAIPDAFLTDDMGFPSPDAHRAAYGAWLSARLAALPSILAEAERAQAEL, encoded by the coding sequence ATGCTGAGAACCGTCAACGCTGTCCGGTACGTCACCCCGCTGCGCGAGGGTGGGTCGGTGCCGGCGCTCGTGGAGGCCGACGACGACGGGCTCTACGTGGTCAAGCTCCGCGGCGCGGCGCAGGGGGCGAAGGCGCTCATCGCCGAGCTCGTCGCGGGTGAGCTCGCCCGCGCCGCGGGCCTCGCCGTCCCCGAGATCGTGCTCATCCACCTCGACCCCGAGCTCGGCCGCGCCGAGCCGCACCGCGAGATCAGCGACCTGCTCGACGCGAGCGCCGGCCTGAACCTCGCGCTCGATTACCTGCCCGGCAGCGTCACCTTCGACCCGGTCGCGGGCCCGCTGCCCGATCCCGCGCTCGCCTCCCGCGTCGTGCTCTTCGACTCCTTCGTGACCAACGTCGATCGCACCCCGAAGAACCCGAACCTCCTCACCTGGCACCACGCGATCTGGCTCATCGATCACGGCGCGTCGCTCTACTTCCACCACGGCTGGGGCCCGGACGCCCCGCTCGCCGAGAGCGACGATCCCTTCGCGTTCGTGCGAAAACACGTGCTCTTGCCCTTCGCGACCGCGCTCTCCGAGGCCGCCGCGCACCTCCAGGCGGCGTGGTCGGAGGCGCTCGTCCGCCGCGTGGCGGGGGCGATCCCCGACGCGTTCCTCACGGACGACATGGGCTTCCCCTCCCCGGACGCCCACCGCGCGGCGTATGGCGCGTGGCTCTCGGCGCGGCTCGCCGCGCTGCCCTCGATCCTCGCGGAGGCCGAGCGTGCGCAAGCCGAGCTTTGA
- a CDS encoding cytochrome P450 has protein sequence MGTLPPGPRSSLPSLVRYLRDPIGCMQPLTKAYGATVTFPGKPALVMTGDPAGIKAIYTADPDTFAPLNQDLGVFIGPRSLILAGGAEHKRARKLMMPPFHGARMRAYGEQMVRLAAQRAEAFQVGQTLTMTELLQELSLDVILQVVFGVTERAAMKTLGALLLEITNGISPLLALVPALRHEFGGVGPYARFLARRRRLHAALDDLIQKGRAARPREDVLSLLLAARAEDGSPMDDEEIRDQLLLLVVAGHETTAIAMAWALYALHRPENAAALGRLRDELATLGPEPAPEELAKLSYLEAVCNETLRRYPLAPAPAPRKLLRPFELLGYDLPAGVGVVPAISVAHFREDVYPDPMRFSPERFLDRTYSPFEFLPYGGGARRCLGAAMASHEMKLVLGTLLRRHHFRLASPKPDPGAVRAANAGPRYGVKMIVG, from the coding sequence ATGGGAACCCTCCCGCCTGGCCCGCGCTCCAGCCTCCCGAGCCTCGTCCGATACCTCCGGGACCCCATCGGCTGCATGCAGCCGCTCACGAAGGCCTACGGCGCGACCGTCACCTTTCCCGGCAAACCCGCGCTCGTCATGACCGGTGATCCCGCCGGCATCAAGGCCATCTACACGGCCGATCCCGACACCTTCGCGCCCCTCAACCAGGACCTCGGCGTCTTCATCGGGCCGCGCTCGCTCATCCTCGCCGGCGGCGCCGAGCACAAACGCGCCCGCAAACTCATGATGCCGCCCTTCCACGGGGCCCGCATGCGCGCCTACGGCGAGCAGATGGTCCGCCTCGCCGCGCAACGCGCAGAGGCCTTCCAGGTCGGGCAGACCCTCACGATGACCGAGCTCCTGCAGGAGCTCTCCCTCGACGTCATCCTCCAGGTCGTCTTCGGCGTCACCGAGCGCGCCGCCATGAAAACGCTCGGCGCGCTGCTGCTCGAGATCACGAATGGCATCTCGCCGCTGCTCGCCCTCGTCCCGGCCTTGCGCCACGAGTTCGGCGGCGTCGGCCCCTACGCCCGGTTCCTGGCGCGCCGCCGCCGCCTCCACGCCGCGCTCGACGACCTCATCCAGAAGGGCAGGGCCGCTCGTCCCCGCGAGGACGTCCTGAGCCTCCTGCTCGCGGCCCGCGCCGAGGACGGCTCGCCCATGGACGACGAGGAGATCCGCGATCAGCTCCTCCTCCTCGTCGTCGCCGGGCACGAGACCACCGCCATCGCCATGGCCTGGGCCCTCTATGCGCTGCACCGCCCCGAGAACGCCGCCGCGCTCGGGCGGCTCCGCGACGAGCTCGCGACGCTCGGCCCCGAACCCGCGCCCGAGGAGCTCGCGAAGCTCTCGTACCTCGAGGCCGTGTGCAACGAGACGCTCCGCCGTTACCCGCTCGCGCCCGCGCCCGCCCCCCGCAAGCTCCTGCGCCCGTTCGAGCTCCTGGGATACGACCTCCCCGCGGGTGTCGGCGTCGTCCCGGCGATCTCCGTCGCGCATTTCCGTGAGGACGTCTACCCCGATCCGATGCGCTTTTCGCCCGAGCGTTTCCTCGACCGTACGTACTCGCCGTTCGAGTTCTTGCCGTACGGCGGCGGCGCGCGGCGCTGCCTGGGCGCGGCCATGGCGAGCCACGAGATGAAGCTCGTGCTCGGGACGTTGCTCCGGCGACACCACTTCCGGCTCGCCTCGCCGAAGCCCGACCCCGGCGCCGTGCGCGCGGCCAATGCGGGGCCGAGGTACGGCGTGAAGATGATCGTCGGATGA
- a CDS encoding diiron oxygenase, producing MLQLGYDYASCIRGSEKVSWKIDNVMPSDTKLDFSRAFLPEGLFAIQRIECLSPRERLTLNHISGNAYLNLFAFVEEYITAMAVKHAQAELFGDHDAVRALVRFAEEEAKHQQLFWRYCRAFERDFGHKCHVLEAAAEVAGVILGKSPLAVTTVTLHLELMTQAHYTETVRGNQDLDPLFVSLLRHHWMEESQHARIDALELDKLLEGADEEAIKTCFDDYLELIDAFDGLLAAQAKLDVQTLSGALERTFSDAEAGAIVASQHRSYRYTFLVSGMLNKTFLELMTLISPSAAARIKQKAELLS from the coding sequence ATGTTGCAGCTAGGGTACGATTACGCGTCTTGTATTCGCGGCTCGGAGAAGGTGTCGTGGAAGATCGACAACGTGATGCCTTCGGACACGAAGCTCGACTTCAGTCGTGCGTTCTTGCCCGAGGGGCTCTTCGCGATCCAGCGCATCGAGTGCCTCTCGCCGCGCGAGCGGCTCACGTTGAACCATATCTCCGGCAACGCCTACCTCAACCTGTTCGCGTTCGTCGAGGAATACATCACGGCGATGGCGGTCAAGCACGCGCAGGCGGAGCTCTTCGGAGATCATGACGCGGTGCGCGCGCTCGTACGTTTCGCCGAGGAGGAGGCGAAGCACCAGCAGCTCTTCTGGCGCTATTGCAGGGCGTTCGAGCGGGACTTCGGCCACAAGTGTCACGTGCTCGAGGCCGCGGCGGAGGTGGCGGGCGTCATCCTCGGCAAGAGCCCGCTGGCCGTGACGACCGTGACGCTCCACCTCGAGCTGATGACGCAGGCGCATTACACGGAGACCGTGCGCGGCAACCAGGACCTCGACCCGCTCTTCGTGAGTTTGCTGAGGCACCACTGGATGGAGGAGTCGCAACACGCGCGCATCGACGCGCTCGAGCTCGACAAGCTGCTCGAGGGGGCCGACGAAGAGGCGATCAAGACGTGCTTCGACGATTACCTCGAGCTCATCGACGCGTTCGACGGGCTGCTCGCGGCGCAGGCGAAGCTCGACGTCCAGACGCTCTCCGGGGCCCTCGAGCGGACGTTCTCGGACGCGGAGGCGGGCGCGATCGTCGCCTCGCAGCATCGGTCGTACCGGTATACGTTCCTCGTCTCGGGGATGCTGAACAAGACGTTCCTCGAGCTCATGACCCTGATCTCTCCCAGCGCAGCCGCGCGAATCAAGCAAAAGGCAGAGCTCCTGAGTTGA